A stretch of Schistocerca americana isolate TAMUIC-IGC-003095 chromosome 3, iqSchAmer2.1, whole genome shotgun sequence DNA encodes these proteins:
- the LOC124605321 gene encoding uncharacterized protein LOC124605321 isoform X4: MTVKEEPCDKAAPVSPPSRSSSQEPSAADRDDTGSQNSVPVSTSTCLPNPGERGRGRGRRRSRWKLKFHHQALPPEYLDHYEAAMAQQDAAAAKSAQSKQQRPVPPLVPRRPPVIKREPEGQCTSTSPLTAAATAIERLHIVAAPSDISGKTYMDFQHRTEDSVITETSPRFARHNVNRNSERCVPPKGLLGSLLANTDSCLLADTGINKSSCESDHRRSSVIISSVSSGTDVNSNSCLNHSTASSANVCSNTANKVMNYQDLPYMGEITLDNMKPRRGRKPKKADICHLIYKNYGTVFPGMTAKAVADTTEEWHGRQLNQPEPVICNTSTDVTAGTSVAHDSSFLRAKNGILESFKANVPLNHSDVQNRIISSLLEKRLTAVSHDPNRGTTVSADYLRNVGKVESRVDTENWDKAQGTSVLGEDEEPLNLCMKDLNQLKIRLLRKHDNFYESRTSEATTVKSEPPSPSEADHTEESESLLDDFPSECVIANSEPKVMLSATPDNEGVQEGLSMFPPSVCPNPSSVSVFPFDPNSAVIPPMPSGYVYWPSTGVFVHPMALQSQLLYYQKLGAIPIVPIAPEQSQGFVQSPLPSVNILPQVTATPSPTQTNPTKIVPGKDPKSTHSKTVIPKAFSMMVEANHKNSTNSTPTLSETSFTRMKRLAPLGNPPASGAPTKKKRSAIFIPPMPSENSTNPTTEVSICKFKFTGGAKPSLQEKKMLSVDSGGNFRYYSGTGDKSMRGYEFFPRESLQQSSAASSSSPSENFLTAASTMSGGDRNIPVKDNHTQGIFPLDSSRTHVQQFPVCNDMLTRELQNANVLNRTSEQSGAHFSTAHSTDHIFRPADVGEENSSQYHLSRRKRKTRKSLAREKLEQTFKEKGFLIQTQQLESAEGATYCKFRQLRKFTRYLFRSWKDYLPGNVREMSIAAGVSGVDGSPHQSPEGAVSEGELSSSSRSSPATQDPPEQPPVD, translated from the exons AAAGAGGCAGAGGAAG GGGACGACGCAGATCTCGCTGGAAGCTCAAATTCCATCACCAGGCTCTTCCACCAGAATATCTGGACCACTATGAAGCTGCTATGGCTCAGCAGGATGCAGCTGCTGCAAAATCTGCCCAGAGCAAGCAGCAACGTCCAGTTCCTCCCCTTGTCCCACGCCGCCCCCCTGTCATCAAGCGGGAACCTGAGGGTCAGTGTACATCGACTTCCCCACTGACTGCTGCAGCTACTGCAATTGAAAGACTGCATATAGTAGCAGCACCTAGTGATATATCTGGCAAAACCTATATGGATTTTCAACATAGAACTGAAGACAGTGTAATTACTGAAACATCTCCTAGATTTGCAAGACATAATGTCAACAGAAACAGTGAAAGGTGTGTTCCACCAAAAGGACTTTTGGGAAGCcttttagcaaacactgatagtTGCCTCCTTGCAGATACAGGAATCAACAAATCATCTTGTGAGAGTGACCACAGAAGATCATCAGTCATCATATCATCTGTATCAAGTGGAACTGATGTGAACAGCAACAGCTGCTTAAACCATTCTACAGCATCAAGTGCAAATGTATGTTCTAACACTGCAAATAAGGTAATGAACTATCAGGACCTGCCATATATGGGAGAAATAACTCTTGACAACATGAAGCCACGGAGAggaagaaaaccaaagaaagcTGACATATGCCATTTAATTTACAAGAATTATGGCACTGTTTTTCCTGGCATGACTGCAAAGGCTGTTGCAGATACTACTGAAGAGTGGCATGGAAGACAGTTAAATCAGCCTGAACCAGTCATATGTAACACATCCACTGATGTCACAGCTGGTACCAGTGTTGCACATGACTCATCATTTTTAAGGGCTAAGAATGGAATTCTTGAATCTTTTAAGGCCAATGTACCACTCAATCACAGTGATGTGCAGAACAGGATTATCAGCAGTTTACTGGAAAAGCGACTGACAGCTGTGTCACATGACCCTAATCGAGGAACTACAGTAAGTGCAGATTATTTACGTAATGTTGGTAAAGTGGAATCTCGTGTTGACACAGAGAATTGGGACAAAGCCCAAGGGACTTCAGTATTAGGTGAGGATGAGGAACCACTGAATCTTTGCATGAAAGACTTGAATCAGCTAAAAATTAGACTGTTAAGGAAACATGACAATTTTTATGAGTCAAGAACCAGTGAAGCTACCACAGTAAAAAGTGAACCCCCATCACCGAGTGAGGCGGACCACACAGAAGAAAGTGAATCTCTGCTTGATGACTTTCCCAGTGAGTGTGTGATTGCAAATAGTGAGCCCAAAGTCATGCTTTCTGCAACACCGGATAATGAAGGTGTACAAGAAGGTTTAAGTATGTTTCCTCCTTCAGTGTGTCCAAATCCGTCCTCAGTGTCAGTATTTCCATTTGATCCTAACAGTGCTGTCATTCCACCTATGCCTTCTGGATATGTGTACTGGCCAAGTACAGGAGTCTTTGTGCATCCAATGGCTCTTCAATCACAACTTCTATATTACCAGAAGTTAGGCGCAATACCCATAGTGCCTATTGCTCCAGAGCAGAGTCAAGGGTTTGTCCAATCACCTTTGCCATCAGTAAACATTTTGCCACAGGTCACTGCAACACCATCTCCTACCCAAACAAATCCTACCAAAATTGTTCCTGGGAAAGACCCTAAGTCAACACACAGTAAAACTGTGATTCCTAAAGCATTTTCAATGATGGTAGAAGCCAATCATAAAAATTCTACTAATTCCACACCCACATTGTCTGAAACCAGTTTTACTAGGATGAAGCGACTGGCACCATTGGGCAACCCTCCAGCCTCTGGAGCTCCAACAAAAAAGAAACGCTCTGCAATTTTCATTCCACCCATGCCAAGTGAAAATAGTACTAACCCCACAACTGAAGTCAGCATATGCAAATTCAAGTTTACAGGAGGGGCTAAACCAAGCCTTCAAGAAAAGAAAATGCTTTCTGTAGATTCTGGAGGTAATTTTCGTTACTACAGTGGAACAGGTGATAAATCTATGAGAGGGTATGAATTCTTTCCAAGAGAATCACTTCAACAATCAAGTGCAGCGTCATCATCGTCTCCATctgagaattttcttacagctgctTCAACCATGAGTGGAGGTGACAGAaatatccctgtgaaagataatcacACGCAAGGAATTTTTCCACTAGACAGTTCAAGAACTCATGTTCAGCAATTTCCAGTGTGTAATGATATGCTAACAAGAGAACTGCAGAATGCTAATGTACTGAATAGGACTTCTGAACAAAGTGGGGCTCATTTCAGTACTGCACACAGCACTGATCATATCTTCAGGCCTGCAGATGTCGGTGAGGAAAATTCTTCACAATATCATTTATCACGTCGCAAACGGAAAACAAGAAAGTCTTTGGCTCGAGAAAAGTTGGAGCAGACATTTAAGGAAAAAGGATTTCTTATACAGACTCAACAGTTGGAATCTGCAGAAGGAGCCACCTACTGCAAATTCAGGCAGTTGAGAAAATTCACTCGTTACCTTTTTCGCTCATGGAAAGATTATTTACCAGGTAATGTTCGTGAGATGTCCATTGCAGCAGGTGTATCAGGAGTTGATGGTTCCCCACATCAGAGTCCTGAAGGAGCAGTATCAGAAGGAGAACTGTCTTCTAGTAGTCGTTCCTCACCAGCTACACAAGACCCTCCTGAACAGCCTCCAGTTGACTAA